A section of the Rhodobacter sp. genome encodes:
- the pssA gene encoding CDP-diacylglycerol--serine O-phosphatidyltransferase → MDGQAESGDRRSLPLVQLIPNLVTLLGLCAGLTSIRYTLDEYYQTAAALVILAAIMDGMDGLLARKLNAASHFGAELDSLSDFVCFGVAPGIFVYHFVLRDLPGMGWLFVLVFVICACLRLARFNVNRNAPPPPGRVHFVGVPAPAGAMLGLLPVFLALAGWVETRNWPVLVALYMGAIGLLMISRLPTPSPKAWRVPRNRAIWVLLGVAVFAGAMATKPWTVLALVDLSYLAVLGWGAWVERRKLA, encoded by the coding sequence ATGGACGGCCAGGCCGAATCGGGCGACCGTCGCAGCCTGCCGCTGGTGCAACTGATTCCCAACCTGGTGACGCTGCTGGGGCTGTGTGCGGGGCTCACCTCGATTCGCTATACGCTGGACGAGTATTACCAGACCGCCGCCGCGCTGGTCATCCTGGCGGCGATCATGGACGGTATGGACGGCCTGCTGGCGCGCAAGCTGAACGCCGCCAGCCATTTTGGCGCGGAACTCGATTCGCTCAGCGATTTCGTGTGTTTCGGCGTGGCGCCGGGGATTTTCGTCTACCATTTCGTGCTGCGCGACCTGCCGGGCATGGGCTGGCTGTTCGTGCTGGTCTTCGTGATCTGCGCCTGTCTGCGGCTGGCGCGGTTCAACGTGAACCGCAACGCGCCGCCTCCGCCCGGCCGGGTGCATTTCGTCGGGGTGCCCGCGCCTGCCGGGGCCATGCTGGGCCTGCTGCCGGTGTTTTTGGCGCTGGCCGGTTGGGTCGAGACGCGCAACTGGCCGGTGCTGGTGGCGCTCTACATGGGGGCGATCGGGCTGTTGATGATCTCGCGCCTGCCGACACCGTCGCCCAAGGCGTGGCGGGTGCCGCGCAACCGGGCGATCTGGGTGCTGCTGGGGGTGGCGGTTTTCGCCGGCGCGATGGCGACCAAGCCCTGGACGGTGCTGGCGCTGGTCGATCTGTCCTATCTGGCGGTGCTGGGATGGGGCGCCTGGGTCGAGCGACGGAAACTTGCGTGA